The proteins below are encoded in one region of Methanosarcina barkeri 3:
- a CDS encoding carboxymuconolactone decarboxylase family protein — translation MELEDIVEILKKDPEKAVPELLEDVRNQYGEVPYIMNFMKDLPEIFIPKTLYENSIMRGFKNLDPETVELIAIGVASALRCEHCLKMHIRVAKRKGINKEKIFYAIMIGASISNAAVLAESTRALASEFPDDENEEECCCDSNCEICNISKATLK, via the coding sequence ATGGAACTTGAGGATATTGTGGAAATTCTGAAAAAGGACCCTGAGAAAGCTGTTCCTGAACTCCTTGAAGATGTCCGGAATCAGTATGGTGAAGTCCCCTACATAATGAACTTCATGAAAGATCTTCCAGAGATTTTCATTCCAAAAACACTTTATGAGAACTCCATAATGAGGGGATTCAAGAACCTAGACCCAGAGACAGTCGAACTTATTGCGATAGGTGTAGCTTCTGCCCTTCGTTGCGAGCATTGCCTGAAAATGCATATTAGAGTCGCAAAACGGAAAGGAATTAACAAAGAAAAAATATTTTATGCAATTATGATAGGAGCATCTATATCCAATGCCGCAGTACTGGCTGAAAGTACAAGAGCGCTTGCATCCGAGTTTCCGGATGACGAAAATGAAGAAGAATGCTGTTGTGACTCGAACTGTGAGATATGTAATATCTCCAAGGCCACTCTTAAGTAA
- a CDS encoding NUDIX domain-containing protein: MNLEKPYIVSIYAVLRNEKGEFLLLRRSENSHSNPGKWDLPGGKLIRGEPLEEAVVREVWEETGISIVPGEIAGYATFELPDKKVIAIVYDGGYLIADVKLSDEHIEHAWTSLDSILELDTLPEHFKEFFKRFAAENKEPPEMPI; the protein is encoded by the coding sequence ATGAATTTGGAGAAACCTTACATCGTTTCTATTTATGCCGTTCTACGGAACGAGAAAGGCGAGTTCCTGCTTCTCAGACGGTCGGAAAACTCTCACAGTAATCCGGGAAAATGGGACCTTCCAGGGGGAAAGCTGATCCGTGGAGAACCTCTTGAAGAAGCAGTTGTTAGAGAGGTCTGGGAGGAAACAGGGATTTCAATTGTTCCCGGAGAAATTGCAGGATATGCTACCTTTGAGCTTCCGGACAAAAAGGTAATTGCCATAGTATATGACGGGGGATATCTCATTGCTGATGTAAAGTTGAGCGACGAACATATTGAACATGCATGGACTTCCCTTGATAGCATTCTGGAACTTGATACTCTTCCCGAGCATTTTAAAGAGTTTTTTAAAAGATTCGCTGCAGAAAATAAAGAGCCTCCAGAGATGCCTATTTAA
- a CDS encoding PGF-pre-PGF domain-containing protein produces MKKSFSSIVLVMLFLQVILAIIPSIGVVSAADNVTATDNVTATSNLTINDFTCNILKETVPFDSRLTANVTGKVTSWKWEFYNPQINHWSYSSGKGNLVTTSHRFGRAKAYGVFNVTLIVVGPHGSDTLKKIDYVVGNKNTTGLPTANFSASSTSGYAPLNVTFTDESKDATTALWYFGLTNTSKEKNPTYTFNYPGTYRVVLEVSNGRGWDATAQEITVLGQQKVLPEAGFDADNSNGLDVQFADTSQNASEWSWDFGDGTNSTEQNPEHPYSTAGNYTVNLTANNENGTSLSNKTIYVEEMSDSSDGSSGSSSSDSNSDSNSHSSSSGSGSSSGGVGGSPEPQSNVEAKELSQTSITYGNSVNFDFPQNATPVINISFDSKKTVGKTTTVVEMLINQSTLVSEPPSDEVYKFVNIWVGNSGFATLDNIENAKVYFKVEKSWVQDKNIDKSSITFNGYSDSKWNSLQTTLVGEDDKYLYFTAETSELSSPFAITGKTAPSSTLNETKSETQSESNSSLENNVSNATNVEQTQNPSTSENESKKSPGFESVIGIVSLFAVILYKRK; encoded by the coding sequence ATGAAAAAATCTTTTTCATCTATAGTATTAGTTATGCTATTCTTGCAAGTAATTTTAGCTATTATACCATCAATTGGGGTGGTTTCAGCTGCAGACAATGTCACAGCTACAGACAACGTCACAGCTACAAGTAATCTTACAATTAATGATTTTACTTGTAACATCCTTAAAGAGACTGTTCCTTTTGATTCAAGATTAACTGCTAACGTGACCGGTAAAGTTACCAGTTGGAAATGGGAATTTTATAATCCGCAAATTAATCATTGGTCTTACAGCAGCGGAAAAGGAAACTTGGTAACCACTTCTCATAGATTTGGAAGAGCTAAAGCTTATGGAGTTTTCAACGTTACTTTGATTGTAGTTGGACCTCATGGAAGTGATACCCTTAAAAAGATAGATTATGTAGTGGGAAATAAAAATACTACAGGCCTACCAACTGCTAATTTCTCTGCATCCTCCACTTCTGGATATGCACCGTTGAATGTAACATTTACTGACGAAAGTAAAGATGCAACCACAGCTTTATGGTATTTTGGACTGACAAATACTTCAAAAGAAAAGAATCCAACATATACTTTCAATTATCCCGGAACTTATAGAGTTGTTTTAGAAGTGAGCAATGGAAGAGGTTGGGATGCAACAGCTCAAGAAATAACCGTTCTGGGACAGCAGAAAGTTCTTCCTGAAGCAGGCTTTGACGCCGATAATTCCAATGGTCTCGATGTCCAATTTGCAGACACCTCACAAAATGCAAGTGAATGGAGCTGGGACTTTGGAGACGGAACTAATTCAACCGAGCAGAATCCAGAACATCCCTATTCAACAGCAGGAAACTATACTGTCAATCTTACAGCAAACAATGAAAACGGAACAAGCTTGTCAAACAAAACAATATATGTGGAAGAAATGAGCGACTCAAGTGATGGAAGCAGTGGTAGCAGTAGCAGTGATAGTAACAGTGATAGTAACAGTCATAGCAGTAGTAGCGGTAGTGGTAGTAGCAGTGGAGGTGTTGGGGGTTCGCCCGAGCCTCAAAGTAATGTAGAAGCTAAAGAACTTTCACAAACTTCTATTACATACGGAAACTCTGTAAATTTCGATTTCCCACAAAATGCCACTCCTGTAATTAATATAAGTTTTGATTCTAAAAAGACTGTTGGAAAAACTACAACTGTAGTTGAGATGCTAATAAATCAGTCCACTCTAGTTTCAGAACCGCCTTCGGATGAAGTGTATAAATTTGTAAACATTTGGGTAGGAAACAGTGGATTTGCAACTCTCGATAATATTGAAAATGCAAAAGTATATTTCAAGGTTGAAAAATCCTGGGTTCAAGACAAAAATATAGACAAGTCTTCTATTACCTTTAATGGATACAGTGATTCAAAATGGAATTCTTTACAAACCACTCTCGTAGGAGAAGACGATAAGTACCTGTATTTCACAGCTGAAACCTCGGAATTATCCTCTCCATTTGCAATAACTGGCAAGACAGCACCAAGTTCAACTCTGAATGAAACAAAATCTGAAACTCAATCTGAATCTAATAGTAGTCTTGAAAACAATGTAAGTAATGCAACAAACGTTGAACAGACACAAAATCCAAGTACTTCTGAAAACGAAAGCAAAAAATCTCCAGGTTTTGAATCAGTTATTGGAATCGTTAGCTTGTTTGCTGTGATTTTGTATAAAAGAAAGTAA
- a CDS encoding aldehyde ferredoxin oxidoreductase family protein — MTPWTGKIVYVNLDTESVNIVETDEKLILKYLGGRGLGVKLLSELTDPSIDPFSPINPLIFTSGPLSGIAPMASGAVLTSKSPLTGTIFSWNMTGDFGRELKKAEIDALVVTGKANRPSYVEIKDGNVEVVPAKQLWEKNVKACTEALENKGSVACIGRAGEKQVLISSFVIDSIHIGRGGLGAIAGSKMLKAVVVKGEKELLPSDPEEFRKLETRVLKLFDASPMLSKGLANYGTSALVKLLDYMNLIPSRNFTGKKVPFADALSGESIKSTFELENKSCSGCPLGCKKRIKGAGQMFKEIGQFFPEGQFLSEGQFSLEGQILPDYDSLWAFGFNLENPDLNSVLMADRICKDYGLDPISAGSALGACAEFKEEIIEANEMKSMLFKIGEGSKLGNGTRRYLSGLGREDLSMDVKGLELGGFDPRGIKGQALAYATSSHGGDYLTAFMVGPEVLGKPVSLNRLSLKGKAGILQVFENLTAVLDSFVFCPYSGFALGEELGSALLLSGAGMEISPAELLRIGERIYNLERMYNFKAGFTRKDDTLPERLFENNGENEGYGIPRQEFEAALREYYHYRGWNEEGVPRPEKLKELGINF; from the coding sequence ATGACTCCCTGGACAGGAAAAATAGTATATGTAAACCTTGACACTGAATCAGTTAATATTGTCGAAACTGATGAAAAGTTGATTCTCAAATATCTTGGAGGTAGAGGACTTGGAGTAAAACTTCTTTCTGAGCTGACAGACCCCTCTATTGATCCTTTTAGCCCTATTAATCCTCTCATTTTTACTTCAGGCCCGCTTTCAGGCATTGCTCCGATGGCTTCAGGAGCTGTTCTCACATCGAAATCGCCTTTAACAGGCACAATATTTAGCTGGAATATGACCGGGGACTTCGGGAGGGAACTCAAGAAAGCTGAAATTGATGCTCTGGTAGTTACCGGAAAGGCAAATAGGCCTTCCTATGTAGAAATCAAGGACGGAAACGTTGAAGTTGTGCCTGCAAAACAACTCTGGGAAAAGAATGTCAAGGCCTGTACTGAAGCTCTTGAAAATAAAGGCAGTGTGGCCTGTATTGGTAGGGCAGGAGAAAAACAGGTTCTTATTTCCTCTTTTGTAATCGATTCCATCCACATCGGAAGAGGGGGTCTGGGTGCGATTGCCGGCTCAAAAATGCTCAAAGCCGTGGTTGTGAAAGGAGAAAAAGAACTTTTACCTTCCGATCCTGAGGAATTCCGGAAACTTGAGACAAGAGTTTTGAAACTTTTTGATGCAAGTCCCATGCTCTCTAAAGGACTCGCAAATTACGGAACTTCTGCACTTGTGAAATTGCTAGACTATATGAACCTCATCCCCAGCAGGAACTTTACTGGAAAGAAAGTTCCCTTTGCAGATGCGCTTTCAGGAGAATCTATCAAATCTACTTTCGAGCTTGAAAATAAGAGCTGCTCTGGCTGTCCTCTGGGCTGTAAGAAAAGAATTAAAGGAGCAGGGCAGATGTTTAAAGAGATAGGACAGTTTTTTCCTGAAGGACAGTTTTTGTCTGAAGGACAGTTTTCGCTTGAAGGACAAATTTTGCCTGATTATGACTCTCTGTGGGCCTTCGGTTTTAATCTTGAGAATCCTGATCTGAACTCCGTACTTATGGCTGACAGGATATGCAAGGATTACGGGCTTGACCCGATCTCGGCAGGTTCCGCGCTAGGGGCGTGTGCAGAATTCAAAGAAGAAATAATCGAAGCTAATGAAATGAAATCTATGCTCTTTAAAATCGGGGAAGGAAGCAAATTAGGAAATGGAACCAGAAGGTACTTGTCAGGTCTTGGGAGAGAAGACTTGAGCATGGATGTGAAAGGGCTAGAACTAGGAGGTTTTGATCCTCGAGGGATAAAGGGGCAGGCCCTGGCTTATGCTACTTCCAGCCATGGGGGAGACTATCTGACTGCTTTCATGGTCGGGCCTGAGGTACTTGGAAAGCCTGTAAGTCTTAACCGTCTGAGCCTCAAAGGAAAAGCAGGTATCCTCCAGGTATTTGAGAACCTGACTGCAGTTCTGGACTCCTTTGTGTTCTGCCCTTACTCAGGTTTTGCCCTAGGTGAAGAGCTAGGTTCCGCTCTCCTACTTTCGGGTGCAGGTATGGAGATTTCGCCTGCTGAGCTCCTGAGAATTGGAGAAAGAATCTATAATCTGGAGAGAATGTATAACTTTAAAGCAGGGTTTACCCGAAAAGATGATACCCTTCCTGAAAGATTATTTGAAAACAATGGAGAGAACGAAGGGTACGGAATTCCCAGGCAGGAGTTTGAAGCTGCACTTCGGGAATATTATCATTACCGAGGATGGAATGAAGAAGGAGTGCCCAGGCCGGAGAAGTTAAAGGAGCTTGGAATTAATTTTTAA
- a CDS encoding matrixin family metalloprotease, whose protein sequence is MYRVRFYLLLLTALVLLTVSVASEANPERIMDYPWDHSPITVYIDDSDVPEHYSPTTYYAQIEKAMEYWEEGGNGNLKFTPVFKLVDSKEADIRIRWVENLENVEGAPPGVAGYASPRVSNGRFVRVDIVLEVGNFQGKSWRQYGDETMLSIAKHEFGHALGLGHSSNRRDIMYPEHEQREEINPLLLSKYRPVLNIAALVAFAVLLYFGISWQRSRKKRKKLEDKYFK, encoded by the coding sequence ATGTACAGAGTTAGATTCTATTTGCTGTTACTGACGGCACTTGTCTTACTGACCGTCTCAGTTGCATCTGAAGCAAATCCGGAAAGGATTATGGACTATCCATGGGACCACTCTCCTATTACCGTATATATTGATGACAGCGACGTTCCAGAACACTACAGCCCTACCACCTATTACGCACAAATAGAAAAGGCTATGGAATACTGGGAGGAAGGAGGAAACGGAAACCTTAAGTTTACGCCTGTTTTCAAACTTGTGGATTCGAAAGAAGCTGATATCAGGATAAGATGGGTAGAGAATCTGGAGAATGTCGAAGGAGCTCCTCCAGGCGTTGCCGGCTATGCAAGCCCCAGAGTATCTAATGGTCGATTTGTAAGAGTCGACATAGTGCTTGAGGTAGGAAACTTTCAGGGAAAGTCCTGGCGCCAGTATGGTGATGAGACAATGCTTTCTATTGCAAAACATGAATTCGGGCACGCCCTGGGCCTGGGTCACAGCAGCAATAGAAGGGATATCATGTACCCTGAACACGAGCAAAGAGAAGAGATAAATCCTCTCCTCCTGAGCAAGTACAGGCCTGTACTGAATATTGCAGCGCTTGTAGCTTTTGCAGTTCTTCTGTACTTTGGGATAAGCTGGCAGCGCAGCAGGAAAAAAAGGAAAAAACTTGAGGATAAATATTTCAAGTAA